In one Shinella zoogloeoides genomic region, the following are encoded:
- a CDS encoding NUDIX domain-containing protein, with protein MPIPGIDVPGLGCGLALLREGRLLLYRRLRAPEAGTWNIVGGKIDHMERAIDSARREAEEETGLSIGAVDLLCISEQIIAEERQHWLSLIYVSEDLSGEPRVMEPEKLPEFGWFPLDALPTPLSRFAADAVKALKTRHLARSAAS; from the coding sequence ATGCCCATTCCCGGCATCGACGTGCCAGGCCTCGGTTGCGGCCTGGCGCTTTTGCGTGAGGGCAGGCTTCTGCTCTACCGGCGCCTGCGCGCGCCGGAAGCCGGAACGTGGAACATCGTCGGCGGCAAGATCGATCACATGGAACGCGCGATCGACAGCGCCCGCCGCGAGGCGGAAGAGGAAACCGGGCTTTCCATCGGCGCCGTCGATCTCCTGTGCATTTCCGAGCAGATCATCGCGGAGGAGCGCCAGCACTGGCTCTCGCTCATCTATGTGAGCGAGGATTTATCCGGCGAACCGCGCGTCATGGAGCCGGAGAAGCTGCCGGAATTCGGCTGGTTCCCGCTCGACGCCCTGCCGACGCCGCTATCGCGCTTCGCGGCCGATGCCGTGAAGGCGCTCAAGACGCGTCACCTGGCGCGCAGCGCCGCCTCGTAG
- a CDS encoding TfoX/Sxy family protein: MDRDTIEEMFQALGPVTIKRMFGGKGIYHQGRILALEVFGEILLKADDESAPDFAAAGCRQWFYEGKQGKPVKMPYWSIPDEAFDDPDEMGIWVRRAYEAALRAR, translated from the coding sequence ATGGATCGCGATACGATCGAGGAAATGTTCCAGGCGCTGGGGCCGGTGACGATCAAGCGCATGTTCGGCGGCAAGGGCATCTACCACCAGGGCCGCATCCTGGCGCTGGAAGTGTTTGGCGAGATCCTGCTGAAGGCCGACGACGAGAGCGCGCCCGACTTCGCGGCTGCCGGCTGCCGGCAGTGGTTCTATGAGGGAAAGCAGGGCAAGCCGGTGAAGATGCCCTATTGGTCGATCCCCGACGAAGCTTTCGACGATCCGGACGAGATGGGCATCTGGGTGCGGCGGGCCTACGAGGCGGCGCTGCGCGCCAGGTGA
- a CDS encoding molybdopterin-binding/glycosyltransferase family 2 protein, giving the protein MIFGEIPVAEAVGTRLAHGVRAEGLSLHKGHVVTVEDRTALAAAGVATVIAVRLEEGDIGEDEAAALIAAAIEPDHLAFTPPATGRINLHAKANGLFIADRAAIDRFNRIDSSITIATLPDHAGVSAGDMVATIKIIPLAVPERLARAAAAVLAAGRALEVKPFAAHRVGLVASQLPTLKVSVMDKTRRLFEQRLHPSGSRLTDEIRVPHRTAEVADAIRRAVRENDLVVVFGASAVTDANDVIPAAIRAAGGIVEHVGMPVDPGNLLVLARVGTVPVLGAPGCARSPKENGFDWVLARIFAGETPGSQEITGMGVGGLLAEIPSRPQPRDLRAPERPLSVAALVLAAGRASRMKGSHKLLAAFDGEALVRRSVEAALAAKPSRVLVVTGHRAEEIEAELAGLAIDIVRNPDHAQGMSTSLRAGVSMLGPGCDGVVVMLADMPHVTGADVRMLLDAFAAAGGHAIVRAVSGGKRGNPVVLPRSTFAAILHLEGDVGARHIVESAGLDVVDVEIGQAAHIDVDTPEAVVAAGGILKG; this is encoded by the coding sequence ATGATCTTCGGGGAAATTCCGGTCGCCGAGGCAGTCGGCACGCGGCTGGCGCATGGCGTGCGGGCGGAGGGGCTTTCGCTGCACAAGGGGCATGTGGTGACTGTCGAGGACCGCACGGCGCTCGCCGCTGCCGGCGTAGCGACCGTGATCGCGGTGCGTCTTGAGGAGGGCGATATCGGTGAGGACGAGGCCGCTGCGCTGATCGCGGCGGCCATCGAGCCCGACCATCTCGCCTTCACGCCGCCCGCCACCGGCCGCATCAACCTTCATGCCAAGGCGAACGGTCTCTTCATCGCGGACCGTGCGGCCATCGACCGGTTCAATCGCATCGACTCGTCCATCACCATCGCCACCCTGCCGGATCATGCCGGCGTTTCGGCCGGCGACATGGTGGCGACGATCAAGATCATTCCGCTCGCTGTGCCCGAAAGGCTGGCGCGCGCGGCGGCGGCGGTGCTGGCGGCGGGCCGGGCGCTGGAGGTCAAGCCGTTTGCGGCGCACCGCGTCGGCCTCGTCGCCTCGCAATTGCCGACGCTCAAGGTTTCCGTCATGGACAAGACCCGGCGGCTTTTCGAACAGCGCCTGCACCCGTCCGGCAGCCGGTTGACGGACGAGATACGGGTGCCGCACCGCACGGCTGAGGTTGCGGATGCCATCCGCCGGGCCGTGCGGGAAAACGACCTTGTCGTCGTCTTCGGCGCGTCGGCCGTCACCGATGCGAACGATGTGATTCCCGCTGCCATCCGCGCCGCGGGCGGTATTGTCGAGCATGTCGGCATGCCCGTCGATCCGGGAAACCTTCTGGTGCTGGCGCGCGTCGGGACGGTGCCGGTGCTCGGTGCGCCTGGCTGCGCGCGCAGCCCGAAGGAAAACGGCTTTGACTGGGTTCTTGCCCGCATTTTCGCCGGCGAGACGCCGGGATCGCAGGAGATAACGGGCATGGGCGTTGGCGGGCTTCTTGCGGAAATCCCGAGCCGGCCGCAGCCGCGCGACCTGCGCGCGCCGGAGCGGCCCTTGTCCGTCGCGGCTTTGGTGCTCGCCGCCGGCCGCGCCAGCCGCATGAAGGGCAGCCACAAGCTGCTCGCCGCCTTCGACGGCGAAGCGCTCGTCCGCCGCTCCGTGGAGGCGGCGCTTGCGGCCAAGCCGTCACGGGTTCTGGTCGTGACGGGGCACCGGGCGGAGGAGATCGAGGCGGAGCTTGCCGGGCTCGCGATCGATATCGTGCGCAACCCGGATCACGCGCAGGGCATGTCGACGTCCCTGCGGGCAGGCGTTTCCATGCTTGGGCCGGGCTGCGACGGCGTCGTGGTGATGCTGGCGGACATGCCGCATGTCACCGGCGCGGATGTGCGCATGCTGCTTGATGCCTTTGCTGCTGCCGGCGGACATGCCATCGTGCGGGCGGTTTCGGGCGGCAAGCGCGGCAACCCCGTCGTGCTGCCCCGGTCGACCTTCGCCGCCATTCTTCATCTAGAAGGCGATGTCGGCGCGCGGCATATTGTCGAGAGCGCGGGGCTCGATGTGGTCGACGTGGAGATCGGCCAGGCGGCGCATATCGATGTCGATACGCCGGAGGCGGTCGTCGCCGCGGGCGGCATTCTGAAAGGGTAG
- a CDS encoding XdhC family protein — MDPYLLRKLNRERAARRAVIHLTDLGDGRDRVICEGDPVAGPLGESIANAFRSGKSGVVEVEDRKFFLNVHLPPARIVVIGAVHISQALARMAMVAGFDVCIIDPRTAFATEERFAGIDLVAEWPEDGLKTRPLDPYTALVAVTHDPKIDDFPLSQALSAGCFYVGALGSRKTHAKRVERLKEMGHGEAEIASISAPIGLDIGAASPAEIAVAVLADIIEHLRRRPLRGAAS; from the coding sequence ATGGATCCTTATCTGCTGCGAAAACTGAACAGGGAACGCGCCGCGCGCCGCGCCGTCATCCACCTGACGGACCTCGGCGACGGGCGCGACCGGGTGATCTGCGAGGGCGATCCCGTTGCCGGGCCGTTGGGCGAGAGTATCGCGAATGCTTTCCGCTCGGGGAAATCCGGCGTGGTGGAGGTGGAAGACCGGAAATTCTTCCTGAACGTTCACCTGCCACCGGCGCGCATCGTCGTCATCGGCGCGGTACATATCAGCCAGGCGCTGGCGCGAATGGCCATGGTCGCCGGTTTTGACGTCTGCATCATCGATCCGCGCACGGCGTTTGCCACGGAAGAACGATTCGCCGGTATCGATCTCGTGGCGGAGTGGCCGGAGGACGGTTTGAAAACGCGTCCGCTCGATCCCTATACGGCGCTCGTGGCGGTGACGCACGATCCGAAGATCGACGATTTTCCCCTGTCGCAGGCATTGTCCGCTGGCTGTTTCTATGTCGGTGCGCTCGGCAGCCGGAAGACCCATGCCAAGCGCGTCGAGCGCCTGAAGGAAATGGGGCATGGCGAAGCGGAGATCGCAAGCATATCGGCGCCCATCGGCCTCGATATCGGCGCCGCAAGCCCGGCGGAGATCGCCGTCGCGGTCCTGGCCGACATCATCGAGCATCTGCGCCGCCGGCCGCTGCGCGGGGCGGCATCATGA
- a CDS encoding XdhC family protein — protein MDATDMLDPLATAERWMDDGRMVALATVVETWGSAPRPVGSHLVIDGKGNFHGSVSGGCVEGAVISEAMEVIGDGEPRMLEFGVADETAWRVGLSCGGRIRVYVERVG, from the coding sequence ATGGACGCGACCGATATGCTGGACCCTCTGGCGACCGCGGAACGCTGGATGGACGACGGACGCATGGTGGCGCTCGCCACGGTGGTGGAGACCTGGGGTTCAGCGCCGCGCCCGGTCGGCAGCCATCTGGTCATCGACGGCAAGGGCAATTTCCATGGCTCCGTCTCCGGCGGCTGCGTCGAGGGCGCGGTGATCAGCGAGGCGATGGAAGTGATAGGCGACGGCGAGCCGCGCATGCTGGAGTTCGGCGTTGCCGATGAAACCGCCTGGCGCGTCGGGCTTTCCTGCGGCGGGCGCATCCGCGTCTATGTGGAACGGGTGGGCTGA
- a CDS encoding vWA domain-containing protein, which translates to MMMNAAGSDGTGAAMDGRLADNIVFFARVLRKAGLRLGPASVTDAIEAVQAIGIVDREEFYTALHATLVKRHEDGAVFDEAFRLFWRSRDLVGKMIALMSPVVTRHEEREKRKAGETRVSDALFGGREDRRPPRDEPDIEIDSRFTASGSEMLRKTDFAQMSAVELAEAKRAIANLVLPLDEVRTRRFRRSNRPVTIDARATMRHAMRTGGALILPRHREPKWVAPPLVVLADISGSMSQYTRIFLHFLHALGEQRRRTHAFLFGTRLSNVTRQMRHRDPDLAVEACSQTVSDWSGGTRIGETLQVFNRLWSRRVLGQGAVVLLITDGLEREGIDLLEKEMDRLHRSCRRLVWLNPLLRFEGFEARARGVRAMLPHVDELRPVHNLEAMADLVAALSGEARRGAGDPRRFLPAA; encoded by the coding sequence ATGATGATGAACGCGGCGGGCAGCGACGGGACGGGCGCCGCCATGGATGGACGGCTGGCCGACAATATCGTGTTCTTCGCCCGCGTGCTGCGCAAGGCGGGCCTGCGGCTTGGGCCAGCGTCGGTGACGGATGCCATCGAGGCGGTGCAGGCGATCGGCATCGTCGACAGGGAGGAATTCTATACCGCGCTGCATGCGACGCTGGTCAAGCGCCACGAGGACGGTGCCGTTTTCGACGAGGCCTTCCGGCTGTTCTGGCGCTCGCGCGATCTCGTCGGAAAAATGATCGCCCTGATGTCGCCGGTCGTGACGCGGCATGAGGAACGGGAGAAGCGCAAGGCGGGGGAAACCCGTGTCTCCGACGCGCTGTTCGGCGGACGCGAGGACCGGCGTCCGCCGCGCGACGAGCCGGATATCGAGATCGACTCCCGCTTCACCGCCTCCGGCAGCGAGATGCTGCGCAAGACCGATTTCGCCCAGATGAGCGCGGTTGAGCTTGCCGAGGCCAAGCGGGCGATCGCCAATCTCGTGCTGCCGCTGGACGAGGTGCGCACGCGCCGCTTTCGCCGCAGCAACCGGCCGGTGACGATCGATGCCCGCGCCACCATGCGCCACGCCATGCGCACCGGCGGTGCGCTGATCCTGCCGCGGCACCGCGAACCGAAGTGGGTCGCGCCGCCGCTCGTCGTGCTGGCCGACATTTCCGGCTCGATGAGCCAGTACACGCGCATCTTCCTGCATTTCCTGCATGCGCTCGGCGAGCAGCGGCGCCGCACCCATGCCTTCCTGTTCGGCACGCGGCTCAGCAACGTCACGCGCCAGATGCGCCACCGCGATCCCGATCTCGCCGTCGAGGCTTGCAGCCAGACGGTCAGCGACTGGTCCGGCGGCACGCGCATCGGCGAGACGCTGCAGGTGTTCAACCGGCTCTGGTCGCGCCGCGTGCTGGGGCAAGGTGCCGTCGTGCTTTTGATCACCGACGGGCTGGAGCGCGAGGGCATCGACCTGCTCGAAAAGGAGATGGACCGGCTGCACCGTTCCTGCCGGCGGCTTGTCTGGCTCAATCCGCTGCTGCGCTTCGAGGGCTTCGAGGCGCGGGCGCGCGGCGTGCGGGCCATGCTGCCGCATGTGGACGAGCTGCGCCCGGTGCACAATCTGGAGGCCATGGCGGATCTGGTGGCGGCGCTGTCCGGCGAGGCACGGCGTGGCGCCGGCGATCCCCGTCGTTTCCTGCCGGCTGCATAG
- a CDS encoding AAA family ATPase — translation MLSAGNYLAGRALATVLFLSLRMKRPLFLEGEAGVGKTEIAKVLASALDRPLIRLQCYEGLDISSAVYEWNYPAQMLEIRLAEAAGTTDRGRIEADIFSERYLIRRPVLQALSSPDGRAPVFLIDELDRTDEAFEAFLLEVLSDFQVSVPELGTIRAAEPPIVIITTNRTREVHDALKRRCLYHWVDYPAAAQELEIIRRKVPGCNALLSQQIVAYVQKLRTLDLFKNPGVAETIDWATALTELDRVALDPETVSDTLGTLLKYQDDIARIEGAEGRKLLDEVKTGLAAG, via the coding sequence ATGCTCTCGGCGGGCAATTATCTCGCTGGGCGCGCGCTGGCGACCGTGCTTTTCCTGTCGCTGCGCATGAAGCGGCCGCTCTTCCTGGAGGGCGAGGCCGGCGTCGGCAAGACGGAGATCGCCAAGGTGTTGGCATCGGCGCTTGACCGGCCGCTGATCCGCCTTCAGTGCTACGAGGGCCTCGATATTTCCTCGGCGGTCTACGAGTGGAACTATCCGGCGCAGATGCTGGAGATCCGCCTTGCCGAAGCCGCCGGCACCACGGATCGTGGCCGCATCGAAGCCGATATCTTCTCCGAGCGCTACCTGATCCGCCGGCCGGTGCTGCAGGCGCTGTCCTCGCCGGACGGGCGCGCGCCGGTCTTCCTGATCGACGAACTCGACCGCACCGACGAGGCCTTCGAGGCCTTCCTCCTGGAAGTGCTTTCCGATTTCCAGGTGAGCGTGCCGGAGCTCGGCACGATCCGCGCCGCCGAGCCGCCCATCGTCATCATCACCACGAACCGGACCCGTGAGGTGCACGACGCGCTGAAGCGGCGCTGTCTCTACCATTGGGTGGACTATCCGGCGGCCGCGCAGGAGCTGGAGATCATCCGCCGCAAGGTGCCGGGCTGCAACGCGCTGCTCTCGCAGCAGATCGTCGCCTACGTGCAGAAGCTGCGCACGCTCGACCTCTTCAAGAACCCCGGCGTTGCCGAAACCATCGACTGGGCGACGGCGCTCACCGAGCTCGACCGGGTGGCGCTCGACCCCGAAACGGTGTCGGACACGCTCGGCACCCTGCTCAAATACCAGGACGACATCGCCCGCATCGAGGGCGCGGAGGGCCGCAAACTGCTCGACGAGGTGAAAACCGGTCTGGCGGCGGGGTGA
- a CDS encoding flavin reductase family protein, with the protein MSRYAGHVQIVTTVHEGEKRGVTITAACSVSDNPAMVLACVNASNPKNAVFEKSGRFALNTLAADQIDLANAFSGRNPALTSEERFAMGNWQELVTGAPVLKDALAAFDCRLVEFKVMATHMVLIGEVLGVSFGEHKPALLYMDRGYRTL; encoded by the coding sequence ATGAGCCGCTATGCCGGGCATGTGCAGATCGTGACGACGGTACATGAGGGCGAGAAGCGCGGCGTCACGATCACCGCCGCCTGCTCGGTGTCGGACAATCCCGCCATGGTGCTGGCCTGCGTCAACGCCTCCAACCCGAAAAATGCGGTCTTCGAGAAGAGCGGCCGCTTCGCGCTCAACACGCTCGCCGCCGACCAGATCGACCTTGCCAATGCGTTTTCCGGCCGCAACCCGGCGCTGACCTCGGAAGAGCGTTTCGCCATGGGCAACTGGCAGGAGCTGGTGACCGGCGCGCCGGTTCTGAAGGATGCGCTCGCCGCCTTCGATTGCCGCCTCGTCGAGTTCAAGGTCATGGCGACGCATATGGTGCTGATCGGCGAAGTGCTGGGCGTTTCCTTCGGCGAGCACAAACCGGCGCTTCTCTATATGGACCGGGGCTACCGCACGCTATAA